The DNA segment AGGATGTTCCCGATGTCGTAGCCGTACGCGCCCTTCGGGATCTCCACCTCAACCGAGCCGGAGCCGCTGCCCGAGAAGTCGGGCGCCGGGCCGTACCGGTCCTGGTAGAACGAATATCCGAAGTAGCCGACGCCGCCGACGCCGCCGACCAGGACGACGGAGAGGACCAGGCAGGCGCAGCCGCCGCGGTTCTTCTTCTTCTTGCCCTTGCCCCGGCGGTCGCCGCCCTTCCCGCGCCGGGACTCGCGCGGGTCGTCCTCGTCCTCGTCGTCGTAGTCGTCGTCCTTGGGAGCCTTGTCGTCCTTCTCGTCCGTACCGGTGAAGAAGGGATGGGTCTCCTCCGGCGGCTCCTCCGGGTCCCAGTCCCGGGCCGGTTCCGGCGCCTCGGCGGGCGTGGGCTCGCGGTGGCCGGGCGGCTGCGGGGGCGGGTAGGCGTCGGGCGTTCCGTAGTAGTCGTTCGTCTCGCCGTAGCCGTACGAGGCGGCGGGACCGCCGTCGTACGGCGGCATCGTCTGACCGCCGGTGTCCCAGCCGGTGTCGTAGCCGGGCTGCTGCGGCTGCTGTGCGTAGGGGTCGTGCGCCTGCTGCTGCCCGTACGGGTCGTGCGCCTGCTGCTGGTACTGCTGCTGGGCGTACGGGTCGGGCTGCTGATGCTGCTGGTGCTGCTGCTGCTGCGCGTACGGGTCGTGCGCCTGCTGCTGATAGGGGTCGTACTGGCCCTGCGGGTACTGCTGCTGAGCGCCGTACTGGCCGTCGTACGGGGCCTGGCCGTGGGCAGGCTGCTGGCCGCCCCACCCCTGGTCCCCGTACAAGGGGTCCTCGGGATGCCACGGTTCGGAGCCGGGGCCCCGGCCATACTCAGTCATCGATCCCCTTGAGCCGCGAGACGCTGTTCCGCCTCTTCGGTGTGCGGTGCATGTTCGAACACCGCCGCATCGCGCGGAACGTTACCGTATTGCGATCAGACCACCACTTCGACGCCTTCGCCCGGTGGACTGCCCGACACCCGCTCGGATTCCAGAGCGTTCTGGAGGATCACCACAGCGGCAGCCTGATCGATGACGGACCGGCCCTTTTTGGACTTCACGCCCGAAGCGCGCAGCCCGTGCGTGGCCGTCACTGTGGTCATCCTCTCGTCCACGAGCCGCACCGGAATGGGTGCGACCGCTCGGGCGAGGACCTGGGCGAAGGCGCGGACCTTGGCGGCCGCCGGGCCCTCACCGCCCCCCAGGGAGCGTGGCAGGCCGACGACGACCTCGATCGGCTCGTACTCGGCGACGAGCTGGCCGAGCCGCCGGTGGGCGGCCGGGACGTCGCGTCCCGGCACGGTCTCCACCGGCGTCGCCAGGATGCCGTCGGGGTCGCACGAGGCGACCCCGATCCGGGCGTCCCCGACGTCGATCGCCAGCCGGCGACCGCGGCGCATCTGCGGCATGTCCGGCGTCACGCCGTCTCGGTGACGAGGCGTTCGACGGCGGCGACGGCGTCGCCGATCGCCTCCGGGTTCTGGCCGCCGCCCTGGGCGACGTCCGGCTTGCCGCCGCCCCCGCCGCCGAGGGTCTTGGCGGCGGTGCGGACGAGGTCACCGGCCTTGAGGCCGCGCTCGCGGGCCGCCTCGTTGGTGGCGATGACGGTCAGCGGGCGCCCGTTGGCGGTCGTGAACAGCGCCACCACGGCCGGGCGGCCGCCCTGGATGCGGCCGCGCACGTCCAGGACGAGCTTGCGCAGGTCGTCGGCGGAGGTGCCGTCCGGCACCTGGCCGGTGACCAGGGCGACGCCCCGGACGTCGATCGCGGACTCGGCGAGACCGGCGGCGGCCGCGAGGACCTTCTCCGCGCGGAACCTCTCGATCTCCTTCTCGGCGTCCTTCAGCTTGCCGAGCATGCCCGCGATCTTCTCCGGCAGCTCCTCGGAGCGGCCCTTGACCAGCTCCTGGAGCTGGGCGACGACCGTGTGCTCCCGGGCGAGGAAGTTGTACGCGTCCACCCCGACGAGGGCCTCGATGCGGCGCACCCCGGAGCCGATGGACGATTCGCCGAGCAGCTTGACCAGGCCGAGCTGGGCGGTGTTGTGCACGTGCGTGCCGCCGCACAGCTCCTTGGAGAAGTCGCCGATGGTGACGACACGGACCCGCTCGCCGTACTTCTCGCCGAACTCGGCGATGGCGCCCTGCTTCTTCGCCTCGTCGAGTGACATGACCTCGGCCTGCACGTCGAGCTCGCGGGCCAGCACCTCGTTGATCTTCTGCTCGACGTCGGTGAGGACCGTGCCGGGGACGGCGGCGGGCGAGCCGAAGTCGAAGCGGAAGCGGCCCGGCGAGTTCTCCGAGCCGGCCTGGGCGGCGGTCGGGCCGAGCGCGTCGCGCAGCGCCTGGTGGGTGAGGTGGGTGGCGCTGTGGGCGCGGGCGATGGCGCGGCGGCGGGTGGCGTCGATCGCGGCGTACGCGGAGGCGCCGACCATGACCTCGCCGACCTGGACGGAGCCCTTGTGCACGGAGACACCCGGCACCGGCTGCTGGACGTCGCGCACGACGATGACGGCACCGCTGTCGAGCCGGATGCGGCCCTGGTCGGCGAGCTGGCCGCCGCCCTCGGCGTAGAACGGGGTGCGGTCCAGGACGACCTCGACCTCGTCGCCCTCGGTGGCGGCGGGCGAGGGCACGCCGTCGACGAGGAGACCGACGATCGTCGACTCGCCCTCGGTCATGGTGTAGCCGGTGAACTCGGTGACGCCGGAGTTGTCGGCGACCTCGCGGTAGGCGGACAGGTCGGCGTGGCCGGTCTTCTTGGCCTTGGCGTCGGCCTTGGCCTTGTCCCGCTGCTCCTGCATCAGGCGGCGGAAGCCGTCCTCGTCCACGGAGAGGCCCTGCTCGGCGGCCATCTCCAGGGTGAGGTCGATCGGGAAGCCCCAGGTGTCGTGGAGCAGGAACGCCTTGTCGCCGGCGAGGACCGTGCCGCCGGCGGCCTTGGTCTCGGTGACGGCGGTCTCCAGGATGTTGGTGCCGCCCTTGAGGGCCTTGAGGAAGGCGGCTTCCTCGGCGAGCGCGACGGTCTCGATGCGCTTGCGGTCGGTGATCAGCTCCGGGTACTGCTGCCCCATGGTGTCGATCACGACCTCGGCCAGCTCGCGGACGACGGAGCCGGTGGCGCCCAGCAGGCGCATGTTGCGGATGGCGCGGCGCATGATGCGGCGCAGCACGTAGCCGCGGCCCTCGTTGCCGGGGGTGACGCCGTCACCGATGAGCATGACGGAGGTGCGGATGTGGTCGGCGATCACGCGCAGCGACACGTCGGTGGACCGGGCGGCGCCGTAGCGCACCCCGGTCAGCTCGGTGGCGCGGTCCATGACGACGCGCAGGGTGTCGGTCTCGTACATGTTCTGGACGCCCTGCAGGATCATCGCGAGGCGTTCCAGGCCGAGGCCGGTGTCGATGTTCTTGGACGGCAGGTCGCCGAGGATCGGGAAGTCCTCCTTGCCGTCGCCCGCGCCGCGCTCGTACTGCATGAAGACGAGGTTCCAGATCTCCACGTACCGCTCGTCGTTGACGGCCGGGCCGCCCTCGACGCCGAACTCGGGGCCGCGGTCGTAGTTGATCTCGGAGCAGGGGCCGCACGGGCCGGGGACGCCCATGGACCAGAAGTTGTCCTTCTTGCCCAGGCGCTGGATGCGTTCGGCCGGGACGCCGATCTTGTCGCGCCAGATGGCCTCGGCCTCGTCGTCGTCCAGGTAGACGGTGATCCACAGGCGCTCGGGGTCGAGCCCGAAGCAGCCGTCCGCCACGGAGCCGGTCAGCAGCTCCCAGGCGTACGCGATGGCGCCTTCCTTGAAGTAGTCGCCGAAGGAGAAGTTGCCGCACATCTGGAAGAAGGTGCCGTGCCGGGTGGTC comes from the Streptomyces sp. NBC_00525 genome and includes:
- the ruvX gene encoding Holliday junction resolvase RuvX; this translates as MPQMRRGRRLAIDVGDARIGVASCDPDGILATPVETVPGRDVPAAHRRLGQLVAEYEPIEVVVGLPRSLGGGEGPAAAKVRAFAQVLARAVAPIPVRLVDERMTTVTATHGLRASGVKSKKGRSVIDQAAAVVILQNALESERVSGSPPGEGVEVVV
- the alaS gene encoding alanine--tRNA ligase produces the protein MESAEIRRRWLSFYEERGHTVVPSASLIADDPTLLLVPAGMVPFKPYFLGEVKPPAPRVTSVQKCVRTPDIEEVGKTTRHGTFFQMCGNFSFGDYFKEGAIAYAWELLTGSVADGCFGLDPERLWITVYLDDDEAEAIWRDKIGVPAERIQRLGKKDNFWSMGVPGPCGPCSEINYDRGPEFGVEGGPAVNDERYVEIWNLVFMQYERGAGDGKEDFPILGDLPSKNIDTGLGLERLAMILQGVQNMYETDTLRVVMDRATELTGVRYGAARSTDVSLRVIADHIRTSVMLIGDGVTPGNEGRGYVLRRIMRRAIRNMRLLGATGSVVRELAEVVIDTMGQQYPELITDRKRIETVALAEEAAFLKALKGGTNILETAVTETKAAGGTVLAGDKAFLLHDTWGFPIDLTLEMAAEQGLSVDEDGFRRLMQEQRDKAKADAKAKKTGHADLSAYREVADNSGVTEFTGYTMTEGESTIVGLLVDGVPSPAATEGDEVEVVLDRTPFYAEGGGQLADQGRIRLDSGAVIVVRDVQQPVPGVSVHKGSVQVGEVMVGASAYAAIDATRRRAIARAHSATHLTHQALRDALGPTAAQAGSENSPGRFRFDFGSPAAVPGTVLTDVEQKINEVLARELDVQAEVMSLDEAKKQGAIAEFGEKYGERVRVVTIGDFSKELCGGTHVHNTAQLGLVKLLGESSIGSGVRRIEALVGVDAYNFLAREHTVVAQLQELVKGRSEELPEKIAGMLGKLKDAEKEIERFRAEKVLAAAAGLAESAIDVRGVALVTGQVPDGTSADDLRKLVLDVRGRIQGGRPAVVALFTTANGRPLTVIATNEAARERGLKAGDLVRTAAKTLGGGGGGKPDVAQGGGQNPEAIGDAVAAVERLVTETA